From the genome of Chania multitudinisentens RB-25, one region includes:
- the gspE gene encoding type II secretion system ATPase GspE yields MISAPTESGEARPQLPFAYARAQRILLLRDQTGCQVFCVADTAATALLEARRVAGCSLTVNTLSVDEFEKQLVISYQRDSEEARRMMADIGNEMDFYTLAEELPDSDDLLDADDDAPIIRLINAMLTEAIKDKASDIHIETYERHLQIRFRVDGVLREILRPQRRLASLLISRIKVMAKLDIAEKRIPQDGRMALRIGGRAIDVRVSTLPSNYGERIVLRLLDKNSVNLDLATLGMSPQNQRQIDELIQRPHGIILVTGPTGSGKSTTLYAALSRLNASERNIMTVEDPIEYELDGIGQTQVNPKVDMTFARGLRAILRQDPDVVLVGEIRDGETAQIAVQASLTGHLVLSTLHTNSALGALSRLQDMGIEPFLLSTSLLAVLAQRLVRTLCPDCRQPYAADQELARQMAISPGTPLWQPKGCQKCGYTGYRGRTGIHELLLIDDRVRLAIHQGESELAIARQLRNEYTTLRLDGREKVLAGETSWEEVVRVTENHVQEEE; encoded by the coding sequence ATGATCAGCGCCCCAACGGAGAGCGGCGAAGCACGTCCTCAGTTGCCTTTTGCCTATGCGCGCGCGCAACGTATTCTGCTGCTGCGCGATCAAACCGGTTGCCAGGTATTCTGCGTGGCTGATACGGCGGCAACCGCTTTGCTGGAAGCGCGGCGGGTGGCAGGATGTAGCCTGACCGTTAACACACTGTCGGTAGATGAGTTTGAAAAGCAGCTGGTGATCAGCTATCAGCGTGACTCGGAAGAAGCGCGGCGGATGATGGCTGATATCGGCAATGAAATGGATTTCTATACGCTGGCCGAAGAACTGCCTGACAGCGATGATCTGCTGGACGCAGACGACGACGCGCCGATTATCCGCCTGATCAACGCCATGCTGACCGAGGCGATTAAAGACAAAGCGTCGGATATCCATATCGAAACCTATGAACGCCATTTGCAAATCCGTTTCCGGGTGGACGGCGTGCTGCGTGAAATCCTGCGGCCGCAGCGGCGCTTGGCGTCGTTGTTGATCTCGCGCATCAAGGTCATGGCGAAGCTGGATATTGCCGAAAAGCGTATCCCGCAGGATGGGCGTATGGCGTTGCGCATTGGCGGCAGAGCTATTGACGTGCGCGTCTCAACTCTGCCCTCCAACTATGGCGAGCGGATTGTGCTGCGTTTGCTGGATAAAAACAGCGTCAATCTGGATCTCGCCACGCTGGGAATGTCGCCGCAAAACCAACGGCAAATCGATGAACTGATCCAGCGCCCACACGGCATTATTCTGGTGACAGGCCCGACTGGTTCGGGCAAAAGTACCACGCTGTACGCTGCGTTGAGCCGGTTGAATGCCAGCGAACGCAACATCATGACGGTCGAAGATCCTATTGAATATGAACTGGACGGTATCGGCCAGACGCAGGTGAATCCCAAAGTAGATATGACCTTTGCCCGTGGGCTGCGCGCTATTTTGCGCCAAGACCCGGATGTAGTGCTGGTGGGGGAGATCCGCGATGGGGAAACCGCCCAGATTGCGGTTCAGGCTTCCTTGACCGGCCACCTGGTACTTTCAACCTTGCATACCAACAGCGCGCTCGGCGCGTTATCGCGCCTGCAAGATATGGGCATCGAACCTTTTCTGTTATCAACCTCATTGCTGGCAGTGCTGGCACAGCGGCTGGTGCGCACGTTATGCCCTGACTGCCGTCAACCCTATGCAGCCGATCAGGAACTGGCCCGGCAGATGGCGATTTCGCCGGGAACCCCGCTCTGGCAGCCGAAAGGGTGCCAGAAATGCGGCTATACCGGTTATCGCGGGCGCACGGGTATCCATGAACTGTTGTTGATTGACGATCGGGTGCGCTTGGCGATCCACCAAGGGGAAAGTGA
- the gspD gene encoding type II secretion system secretin GspD, translated as MRILVLAVALSGAQSGWSAEFSASFKGTDIQEFINTVSKNLNKTVIIDPSVRGTITVRSYDTLNEEQYYQFFLSVLDVYGFAVVDMQNGVLKVVRSKDAKTAAVPVANDAEPGQGDEVVTRVVPVNNVAARDLAPLLRQLNDNAGAGSVVHYEPSNVLLMTGRAAVIKRLMSIVERVDKVGDRSVVTVPLSYASAAEVVKLVTELTKDAGKSAMPSLMMANLVADERTNSVLVSGEPNSRQRIIAMIKQLDREQAVQGNTKVIYLKYAKATDLVEVLTGVSASIQSEKQEAKPAVALHKDITIKAHEQTNALILTGAPDVMRDLEKVIAQLDIRRAQVLVEAIIAEVQDADGLNLGIQWANKHAGVTQFTNTGLPITTAIAGVNQYNQDGTINSSLASALNSFNGIAAGFYQGNWAMLLTALSSSSKNDILATPSIVTLDNMEATFNVGQEVPVLSGSRTTSGDNIFNTVERKTVGIKLKVKPQINEGDSVLLEIEQEVSSVADSASSSSSNLGATFNTRTVNNAVLVGSGETVVVGGLLDKTVRDSTDKVPLLGDIPVLGYLFRSNSQQVSKRNLMLFIRPSIIRDRDEYRRASSDKYQAFNQEQEQLRGKETRSLTLSNDVLKLPADQNGTAFRQVNAAISAFYQRGVQ; from the coding sequence TTGCGCATTTTGGTATTGGCCGTTGCACTATCGGGTGCTCAGTCAGGCTGGAGTGCCGAGTTTTCTGCCAGCTTCAAGGGAACGGATATTCAGGAATTTATTAATACCGTCAGTAAAAATCTGAATAAGACCGTCATTATTGATCCCTCCGTGCGTGGCACCATCACCGTGCGCAGTTACGATACGTTGAACGAAGAGCAGTATTATCAGTTTTTCCTCAGTGTGCTGGATGTGTATGGTTTTGCCGTGGTGGACATGCAGAACGGCGTGCTGAAAGTAGTGCGTTCAAAAGATGCCAAAACGGCGGCGGTGCCGGTAGCGAACGATGCGGAACCGGGGCAGGGGGATGAAGTAGTGACCCGTGTGGTGCCGGTCAACAACGTGGCGGCCAGAGATCTGGCACCGCTGTTGCGCCAGCTTAACGACAATGCCGGGGCGGGCAGCGTGGTGCATTATGAGCCTTCCAACGTGCTATTGATGACCGGGCGGGCGGCGGTGATCAAACGTCTGATGTCGATTGTTGAACGGGTCGACAAAGTGGGCGATCGCAGTGTGGTAACGGTGCCTCTTTCCTATGCTTCGGCTGCCGAAGTGGTAAAACTGGTCACTGAATTAACCAAAGATGCGGGCAAATCGGCGATGCCTAGCCTGATGATGGCTAACCTGGTGGCGGATGAACGCACCAATTCGGTGCTGGTCAGCGGTGAACCTAATTCCCGTCAGCGGATTATCGCCATGATCAAGCAGTTGGATCGCGAACAGGCGGTGCAAGGCAATACCAAAGTCATCTACCTGAAATACGCGAAAGCCACCGATTTGGTAGAAGTGCTGACCGGCGTCAGCGCCAGTATTCAGAGCGAGAAACAGGAAGCCAAACCGGCGGTAGCGCTGCATAAAGACATCACGATTAAAGCTCATGAGCAGACCAATGCGTTGATCTTAACGGGCGCACCGGATGTCATGCGCGATCTGGAAAAGGTGATTGCTCAGTTGGATATTCGGCGTGCGCAGGTGCTGGTAGAGGCCATTATCGCCGAAGTTCAGGATGCCGATGGCCTCAATCTGGGAATTCAGTGGGCCAACAAACATGCCGGAGTGACACAGTTTACCAACACCGGCCTGCCGATCACTACGGCCATCGCTGGGGTTAATCAATATAACCAAGATGGCACCATCAACAGTAGTTTGGCCAGCGCGCTGAACAGTTTCAACGGCATTGCCGCAGGCTTTTATCAAGGCAACTGGGCAATGTTGCTGACCGCGCTCTCCAGCAGCAGCAAGAACGATATTCTGGCAACGCCAAGTATTGTCACGCTGGATAACATGGAAGCTACCTTCAACGTTGGGCAAGAAGTGCCGGTGCTTTCAGGCTCACGTACCACGTCTGGCGATAATATTTTCAATACGGTGGAGCGCAAGACCGTTGGTATCAAACTGAAGGTCAAACCGCAGATTAACGAAGGGGATTCGGTGTTGCTGGAGATTGAGCAAGAGGTTTCCAGCGTGGCGGATTCGGCTTCCAGCAGCAGTAGCAATCTGGGTGCCACTTTCAATACTCGCACGGTTAACAATGCGGTATTGGTAGGCAGTGGCGAAACCGTGGTGGTGGGGGGCTTGCTGGATAAAACGGTACGCGACAGTACCGATAAAGTGCCGCTGCTGGGGGATATCCCGGTGTTGGGGTATTTATTCCGCTCCAATAGCCAACAGGTTTCCAAGCGCAACCTGATGCTGTTTATCCGCCCATCGATCATCCGCGATCGCGACGAATATCGCCGTGCTTCATCTGATAAATATCAAGCGTTTAACCAAGAACAAGAGCAACTGCGCGGTAAAGAAACTCGTAGCCTGACCTTAAGTAATGATGTGCTGAAATTGCCGGCGGATCAGAATGGAACCGCTTTCCGCCAGGTCAATGCGGCGATCAGCGCGTTCTATCAACGGGGAGTGCAATGA
- the gspC gene encoding type II secretion system protein GspC — protein MRFSAMILSIKEVTFRLLTPRWVLCAIMLLICNQLALSTWRLWLPSEIPTLDSAQAMLPQTPSARPETAGNYRFTLFGTAAPVSKTVTTAASEASLRNAPLSALKINLTGIVASPTPAHSIAIIGKDSQQFSLGIGDSTPGYDAKIAAIFADRVVIAYEGRHESLLLFNDAPAAASGEKVQSTAQIKEQLQMQPETILNYLNISPVMADNKLTGYRLNPGAQGELFQRVGLKENDLAVALNGLDLRDAQQAQQALKQLPELRELSLTVERDGQLQDIYVALGDN, from the coding sequence ATGCGATTTTCTGCAATGATTCTGTCGATCAAAGAGGTAACGTTTAGGCTGCTCACGCCGCGCTGGGTGTTGTGTGCCATTATGCTATTGATTTGCAATCAATTGGCACTATCAACATGGCGCCTTTGGCTACCGTCTGAAATTCCGACGCTCGATTCAGCACAAGCTATGTTGCCGCAAACCCCATCTGCCCGCCCTGAGACGGCAGGAAACTATCGTTTTACCCTGTTTGGCACCGCCGCTCCTGTTTCTAAAACTGTTACCACTGCGGCATCGGAGGCTTCTCTGCGTAATGCGCCGTTATCCGCGCTAAAAATCAACCTGACCGGTATTGTTGCCAGCCCCACGCCAGCCCATTCCATCGCCATTATCGGCAAAGACAGCCAGCAATTCAGCCTCGGTATCGGTGATAGCACGCCGGGTTACGATGCAAAAATTGCGGCTATTTTTGCCGATCGTGTCGTGATTGCTTATGAAGGGCGGCATGAATCCTTGCTTCTGTTTAACGACGCGCCAGCGGCGGCCAGCGGTGAAAAGGTGCAATCAACTGCGCAGATCAAAGAGCAGCTACAGATGCAGCCGGAAACCATTCTTAACTATCTGAACATTTCCCCCGTGATGGCAGACAACAAACTGACCGGCTATCGCCTGAATCCAGGTGCTCAAGGGGAGTTGTTCCAGCGGGTTGGGTTGAAGGAAAACGACTTGGCAGTGGCGCTGAATGGGCTGGATCTGCGCGATGCGCAACAGGCCCAGCAGGCACTGAAACAGTTGCCGGAACTCAGGGAACTGAGCCTTACCGTTGAACGTGACGGTCAATTGCAGGATATTTACGTTGCTCTTGGAGATAATTAA